The Verrucomicrobiia bacterium DNA window CGCCCGGGCCCCGTACAGATGCCCCTCATGGATCACCCCGGTGCCGATCCGGCTGCGGGCCGGCGATTCCCGCCACACCCGGTGCGTATCCGTCACGTCCCCACGCCCCCCCAGCCGGATCGCCAGTTCCGCCCCGCGCAAATCCCCCGCCACCACCACGACACCTCCGCCCGCGACCGGCGAGGCCTTCGCCTGCAGCCCCAGGCCCCGCGCCTGCCAGATCGTGTGCCCGCTGTCCGGATTCAGCCCGGCCACATGGTCCCGCAGCGCCACCAGCAACTGCCAGCGCCCCTCCACCTCCGCCAGCAACGGCGTGCTCCATGTCCCGTACGTGTCGTCCGCCCCGGGCACCGGCCCCTCCACGCGCCACACCTCCCGCCCCGTCCGCTTGTCCACCGCCACCACGAACTCCCGGCTCCCCGGCCCGAAATTCAAATACACCCGCCGATCGTCCATCACCGGCGACGATCCGTACCCGAAACGATGCTCCTGCCGCCCCAGGTCCAGGCGCCACAGACCCCGCCCCTCCATGTCCACCGCCACCAATCCCGCACTCCCAAACCACGCCACCACCCGTTCCCCGTCGGTGACCGGCGACGACGACCCCGCCGGATTGCTCCGCTGCGTCCGCTCCCGGGCCACCCCGGGCACCCCCAGATTCCATCGAACCCGCCCGTTGCGCCGGTCCAGCGCCGTCACCACCCGCGTCGTCCCGGCGCCCTGCGTCAGAAAGACTGTGTCCCCCCAAACCGCCGGCGTGGAGTTTCCCGGACCCGGCAGCGCCACGCGCCAGCGCACGTTCTCGGTCCGGCTCCAGCGCAGCGGCGCCTCCGTCTCCAGACTCCGCCCGTCCCCCGAAGGTCCCCGCCACGCCGGCCAGTCGCCCCATCCCGCACCGATCATCCCCATCCAGACCGCCGCCGCGACAGCCCGGCTTCGCCAAGGGTGACACCACAGACACACGATCCGCACGCTAGGACAGGCTGCCCCCCGGACAAAGGCCATTTCCTGCGCCAGGCCGAGATGGCAGCCTCGGCCGCGTGCGACGTTCCTCCGCCGTTCCCTGCGCCCTCACGATCGCCGGCTCCGACAGTGGCGGCGGAGCCGGCATCCAGGCCGACCTCAAGACCTTCGCCTCCCTCGGTGTTCACGGCACCTCGGCCATCACCTGCCTCACCGCCCAGAACCCCCGCCGCGTCCTGGCCATTCAGGCCGCCACCCCCGAACTGCTCCGCCGCCAGCTCGAGGCTGTCTTCGAGGAACTGCCCCCCGCCGCCA harbors:
- a CDS encoding PQQ-binding-like beta-propeller repeat protein, with product MIGAGWGDWPAWRGPSGDGRSLETEAPLRWSRTENVRWRVALPGPGNSTPAVWGDTVFLTQGAGTTRVVTALDRRNGRVRWNLGVPGVARERTQRSNPAGSSSPVTDGERVVAWFGSAGLVAVDMEGRGLWRLDLGRQEHRFGYGSSPVMDDRRVYLNFGPGSREFVVAVDKRTGREVWRVEGPVPGADDTYGTWSTPLLAEVEGRWQLLVALRDHVAGLNPDSGHTIWQARGLGLQAKASPVAGGGVVVVAGDLRGAELAIRLGGRGDVTDTHRVWRESPARSRIGTGVIHEGHLYGARANGILDCLDLETGEPVWSERMPGAGANGAIWSSPMLVGDRIYVVNQGGDTVVIRASPRFEVLAVNALDEVVNASPAVSRGELFIRTWQALWCLGGTDGPTTGPGTSGSR